A genomic stretch from Burkholderia pyrrocinia includes:
- a CDS encoding NAD(P)H-dependent flavin oxidoreductase: MPARPYSTPFSERFGLRLPLVQAPMVGATTAAMVAAASNAGALGSLGAGAFEPDRLATEVAAIRAATHRPFAVNLFVLPDAAPDAATVARALAAIDPLNATLGLPPGTAPARYAPDFRAQLDALVSLRVPVASFTFGVLDAADVARLKAAGTYVIGTATHVAEGLAWQAAGADALSAQGAEAGGHRGTFIGAAEDALIGTFALVPQLVDATGLPVLAAGGIMDGRGIAAALALGAQGAQLGTAFLTCTESAIAADWKARLLACADTSTQVTRAITGRHARGLRNTLMARLGERVADAAPYPVQNALTQPLRQAAARANDGDYLSLWAGQGAPLARRRGDALTTSQLVAALDAEWRALAA, translated from the coding sequence ATGCCTGCCCGTCCGTATTCCACCCCCTTTTCCGAACGCTTCGGCCTGCGCCTGCCGCTCGTGCAGGCGCCGATGGTCGGTGCGACCACGGCCGCGATGGTCGCCGCCGCATCGAACGCCGGCGCGCTCGGCAGCCTCGGCGCCGGCGCGTTCGAGCCCGACCGTCTCGCGACCGAAGTCGCGGCGATCCGCGCGGCGACCCATCGCCCGTTCGCGGTCAACCTGTTCGTGCTGCCGGACGCCGCACCCGATGCGGCGACCGTCGCGCGCGCACTCGCGGCGATCGATCCGCTGAACGCGACGCTCGGGCTGCCGCCGGGCACCGCGCCCGCGCGCTACGCGCCCGACTTCCGCGCGCAGCTCGATGCGCTCGTGTCGCTGCGCGTGCCGGTCGCGAGCTTCACGTTCGGCGTGCTCGACGCCGCCGACGTCGCGCGCCTGAAGGCCGCCGGCACCTATGTGATCGGCACCGCGACGCACGTGGCCGAAGGGCTCGCGTGGCAGGCGGCCGGCGCCGACGCGCTGTCTGCGCAGGGCGCCGAGGCGGGCGGCCATCGCGGCACGTTCATCGGCGCTGCCGAAGACGCGCTGATCGGCACGTTCGCGCTCGTGCCGCAGCTCGTCGACGCGACGGGCCTGCCCGTGCTCGCCGCGGGCGGCATCATGGACGGGCGCGGGATCGCGGCCGCGCTCGCGCTCGGCGCACAGGGCGCGCAGCTCGGCACCGCGTTCCTGACCTGCACGGAAAGCGCGATCGCGGCGGACTGGAAGGCACGCCTGCTGGCTTGCGCGGATACGTCGACGCAGGTCACGCGCGCGATCACCGGCCGCCATGCGCGCGGGCTGCGCAACACGCTGATGGCGCGGCTCGGCGAGCGTGTGGCCGACGCCGCGCCGTACCCGGTGCAGAACGCGCTGACGCAGCCGCTGCGCCAGGCCGCCGCGCGCGCGAACGACGGCGACTACCTGTCGCTGTGGGCCGGGCAGGGCGCGCCGCTCGCACGGCGGCGCGGCGATGCGTTGACGACGTCGCAGCTCGTCGCCGCGCTCGACGCCGAATGGCGCGCATTGGCCGCCTGA